The genomic interval CCATCTTCGGCGGCGGCGTGCGTTGGTTCCACAGTGGCGGTATCTTTGCGTCGCTGTCGGCGACAACCGGCGAGTTGATTGTTGAGGCCATGACGGCGGCGAAAGCCGCAGGAGCAGTGACCTCGTTTGACCTCAACTTCCGCGAGAAACTCTGGAACATCTGGGGCGGTCAGGCGAAGGCGGTGGAGGTCGTCCGGCGCATCGTCGAACACGTGGATGTGCTGGTGGGCAACGAAGAGGACCTGCAGAAGGGGCTCGGCATTGCGGGCCCGGAAGTCGCGGCAACGTCGAAGCTCGACCCGAGTGTGTTCGTTGCGATGATCGAATCGGTCATCAGGAAACACCCCAACGTGAAGGCCGTCGCTACCACGCTCAGAGAAGTCCACTCGACCAATCGACACGGCTGGGGCGCGGTGGCGTGGTTAGACGGCAGGACCTATGTGTCGCCCACGTGCGACCTGGAGATCATCGATCGCGTCGGTGGCGGCGACGGCTTCGCATCCGGGTTCATCTACGGTCTGCTGGCCGGCGAATCGCCCGACGCGGCAGTCAGGCTCGGCTGGGCGCATGGCGCGCTGCTCACGACATTCCCAGGCGACACAACGATGGCCACGGTGGAACAGGTGCGCGCGTTCGCGAAGGGCGGGTCGGCCCGGATTCAGCGGTAGCGCGGAAGCGGTGGCCTGAAATCACGGAGCCTGGAGGATCTCATGAGCGAACCCGTCATTTCACCTGGCACCTGTATCGTCCGTCGCACCGCCGACCGGAAAGGCCGCACGGTGTCGGTGTCGCCCGACCGCACGGCGGCGCGCTACCTGCACGATGGCCGCTTCCCTGTCTAGGCTCAGCGGCTTACCGAAATCCCACAACGTGCTGAGACTCTAACTGGCCGCAGCGCGCCGAGGAGTGGATGCACGCCGACATCTGGCTCATGAAGTAACCGGAATGAAAGAGCCCATTCAAACATTTCGGTATGACCAGACTTGAAGATTCCGTTCCTGAGCCTGCAAATTGCCTACGCCGCGTGAAACGTAATTGCTAAGAGTTTTGGCCGATTTTTCATTTTCTTGACTGACTCCACGGTGTGTGGTAGTTTCTGCCAGTTCAGAATTGGTCAGTCCAATTTGCCACGGCGATGCGTGCTTGAGTCGGCCGAATGGTTTGAGCGTGGAGGTCATTATGAGAAGGCGGCTGGGGATGGTAACGAGCCTGATCGCTGTGGCTCTGTTGGCGGTCGCGCCCGCAGTGCACGCGCAGGCGACAACGGGCCGGATCTCCGGAATTGTCAGAGACTCTTCCGGTGGCGTCCTGCCAGGCGTCTCGGTCACCGTGACCGAGACCAAGACTGGGTTCACGCGCACCGAGGGCACCGATGCGCAAGGCGCCTTCATCTTCGTCTCGTTGCCCCTGGGCAACTACACCGTTGGAGCCGAACTGCAGGGCTTCAAGAAGGCGTCGAAGTCGGGGTTCGTGCTCAGTGCTGACGGGCGCTTGACGGCGGACTTCAATCTCGAAGTGGGACAGTTCAGCGAAACGGTGCAGGTCACGGTTGGTGCTGAAACGGTCAACACCGTATCGGGAGAGGTCGCGCGCAATGTTGACCGGGCGCAGGTGCAGGATCTCGCGCTCAACGGCCGCAACTATCTGCAGTTGGCCAGTTTGATCCCGGGCGCGCCGGTGATGCAGGGCAACATGAACGCGCTCGACATCATGACCGGACTTGGCATCAACATGTCCATCAACGGGAGCCGGGGCAACGCCAACTCGCTGACCGTGGACGGCGGATTCAACATGGACTCTGGCAGCAATAACAGCCAGATCAGCAACGTCGGCGTCGACTTCATCGAAGAGGTCAGCATCAAGACGGCGAGCTTCTCGGCGGAGTACGGACGCAACTCCGGCGCGGCGATCAACGTGGTCACGCGGAGCGGATCCAACACGTTCAAGGGATCGGTCTACGAGTATCTCCGCCGCGACAAGTTCGACGCCAACGACTGGTTTGCGAACCTGAAGCACGTGGCGAAGCCATCGCTCAAGTACGACAACTACGGCTTCAGTCTTGGCGGCCCCGTCTTCAAGGACAAACTCTTCTTCTTCGGCGGCGTTGAGTGGAAGAAGATCGATCGCTTTACGGCGCCGACGTTCCGGACCATACCGAACAGTGCCATGCGAAACGGCGACTTCAGCTCTCTGGCGACGTCTCTCAAGGACCCGTCCACCGGGCTCGCGTTCCAAGGCAACATCATTCCACCGAACATGATCACGGCCGACGGCAAGGCGATTGCGAGCGTCTACGCGGCCATGGCGCTGAAAGCCTCGTCGTACACGGACACGCCGACGACCAACAACGCGCTGTTTATGGACCCGAATCCGTTCCGTTTCCGACAGGAGATGGCGCGGTTGGACTTCCAGCCGAGTGGGTCGCACCGGTTGACCGGTCGTCTGGTGCTCGACCACTACGATCTGATTGATCCGGGGGGGACCTTCATCACGTCCCAGCTGCCAACGGTGCCGACCGAGCGCATGCGCCCAGGCCGGAACGTCCAGGTCAATCACTACTGGACGATTGGTGGAAACCTGGTCAATGAAGCGAAATTCAATTACTCGGCCAACGGCCAGATCATTCCTCCGGTGGGCGATACGTGGAAGCGCGACACCTACGGCTTCCAGTTCGCGCAGGTGTACACGGGTGGCGGACGGTACGAGAACAGCATTCCGGACGTGAACGTGACGAACTTCGCCTCGTTCCGAGGTGCGGCGCAGTCGCTCATCTCGCCGACGTGGGACTACTCGTTCAGCGACAAACTGACGTGGATCAAGGGCGCGCACACCGTCCAGGGCGGCGTCATGGTGGTCCGTAATGGCAAGGATCAGAACGGCCGCTCCGGTTACGCGGGCGTCCTGACGTTCCAGACGAACAGCAACACGATCACCAGCGGCAACGCCTTCGCCGATGTGCTGTTGGGGAACTTCTACAACTACAACGAGGCTCAACTCGACCCGATGGGATACTTCCGGTTCTGGCAGCGCGAGGCGTTCGTGTCCGACGCGTGGCGCGTGAACAAGCAACTGAGCGTCGAATTTGGTGTTCGCTACGCGTGGCAGATGCCGACCTCCACGCTCGGGAACAACACGACCAGCTTCGACCCGGCCTTGTACAGCGCCGCTCAGGCGGTGACGATGAACACCAATGGGACCATCGTCGCGGGCACCGGCAATCGGTACAACGGCCTGACCAGGCCCGGCGCCGTGCCGAGCGATCAGGTTGCCAACGTGCCGAATGCCAACAGCCCGGCTGTGGCGACGGTTCCAAACGCGAAGTATCCAGGCTATTACAACACCCAGAATCTGTTCGCGCCGCGCTTCAGCTTTGCGTACACGCCGTTTGGCGATAAGCGCACCGTGGTCCGCGGCGGCGCGGGCCTCTTCTACGACCGGCCGGAAGGCAATCTGTACTTTGCGCTGGTCAACAACCCGCCGTTTTCCTTGAGTTCCTCGTACCTGATGGGTAACCTGTCGAACATCCAGGCCGGTACAGTGCCGCCCATTACACCGTGGGCCAGCATGAACGCGCTCGATCCGAACATGAAGATCCCGCGCGTCTGGAACTACAACATCGGCGTGCAGCGCGACCTGGGGTTGTGGGGCTTGTTCGCCGAGGTGACATACGTGGGCGCCAAGGGCCAGCAGCAGATTCGGCAGCCCGACATCAACTATCCGACCTTCACCGACATTGCGGCCAATGCGGTCGGGGCAAAGTACAGCATCGACTACCTGCGGCCCTATAAGGGCTACACGTCGATCCTGATGCGCTTGTCGGATGCGAGCTCGACGTACAACTCGCTGCAGGTGTTCCTCAGCAAGCGCCGAGGTGATCTGAACTTCTCGTTGAACTATACGCTGTCGAAGGCGATGGACAACGGGAGCGGCAACGGGGACAACCCTGATTCCGGCGTCGCCCCGCTCGCCTACAACTACGGGCCGAGCGACAACGATCGCCGGCACGTATTTGTCGGCACGTGGACATACCGGGTGCCGTTCTTCCGCAACGAGAGGAACCTCCTGGGCTATACGCTTGGCGGGTGGGAGATCTCCGGGATCGCTCGGTACCAGTCTGGCGGGCCGATCACCATCACCGGGACGCAGGTGATTGGCCGCCGGGCCGACTACCTCGGAACCGACCCGTACCTGGCGGGTGCGCCAGTGATTTCAGCTGCGGGCGTCGTGTCGTACATCGATCCGGTCGCGTTCGCGGTTGCCCCGGCTGATCGGCTGGGCAACTCGGCGCGAGGCCAGGTGCGGGGACCGTCGTACTACAACTGGGACATCTCTCTGCGTAAGCAGATCCCGCTCAAGGGAACGGTCAAGGCCCAGTTCCAGGCGGACTTCTTCAACGCGTTCAACATGGTTCAGTTCCAGAACCCGGCGACCAACCTGTCGGGGTCGGGATTCGGGTTGATCACCGCGGTGCAGCCGCCTCGCAATATTCAGCTCGGGTTCCGGGTGACGTTCTAGGGACGGGCTCAGAACCTCCGTCAGCGGATGGCTAGTCGGCCGCCAAGACGGGTGTTGAAACCGAGTGTCATCTGCGGACCCGTCGCGGGCCGCTGAGACAAGTGGCGCGGGCCAGGCTCCTGCCGGCCGTCTTCGAAATCGAGGAGGCCGACGGGGTTCTGGCCCGTCACCGTTTCGACAGGGGATCGCCTGGCGTCCGTGCGGCCAGGCGGTGTCTCGAGCCCCCCCAGTCCATAATGACCCGATTATCCGGATCCGGAATTGCTCGGCCTTCATGGAGTCCGTCGATGAAAACGATTCTGGCTGTTGCGCTCGCATGTGTGCTGCTGGCCGTTCCAGTCGTCGCGCAAGACGGCGGTTGGCGGCCGCTCTTCAACGGGAAGAGCCTCGACGGCTGGTATCAGTGCAACGGAACGGCTCCGTTCACCGTCGAGGATGGGACGATCACCGGCCGGACCGTCGTCAAGTCGCCCAACAGCTTCCTGTGCACGAAGGAACGCTTCGGCGATTTCATCCTCGAGTACGACGTATGGGTCGCGACCAATCTGAACAGTGGGATGCAGCTTCGAAGCACCGCCGATCCGGCCATCAAGAACGGGCGCGTTCACGGCTACCAGGTCGAGATCGACCCGTCGGATCGGGCATGGAGCGGCGGGATCTACGACGAGGCTCGCCGGGGGTGGCTCCACACCCTGGTCGGCCAGGACGCCGCACGCAACGCGTTCAAGATGGGTGAGTGGAACAGGTTCCGCGTCGAGGCCATCGGCACGTCCATCCGAACCTGGCTCAACGGCGTTCCCTGCGCGAACATCGTGGACGACCTCTCACCGACCGGGATCCTCGGCCTGCAGGTTCATTCAATCGGATCGGACGAGAAGAAGACGGGAGAACTCATCC from Acidobacteriota bacterium carries:
- a CDS encoding sugar kinase gives rise to the protein MTSRLTIRPDGEFDFVSLGALVHRLDPGIVPFRKATTCAIHVSGGEFNCAANLADCFRLKTAVVTAMADYPIGDLIAERVRAMGVVPFYKRFAHNGVNGPNMATVYSDRGFGVRAPVVFYNRSNEAAALLKPGDFDWNAIFGGGVRWFHSGGIFASLSATTGELIVEAMTAAKAAGAVTSFDLNFREKLWNIWGGQAKAVEVVRRIVEHVDVLVGNEEDLQKGLGIAGPEVAATSKLDPSVFVAMIESVIRKHPNVKAVATTLREVHSTNRHGWGAVAWLDGRTYVSPTCDLEIIDRVGGGDGFASGFIYGLLAGESPDAAVRLGWAHGALLTTFPGDTTMATVEQVRAFAKGGSARIQR
- a CDS encoding carboxypeptidase regulatory-like domain-containing protein; this encodes MRRRLGMVTSLIAVALLAVAPAVHAQATTGRISGIVRDSSGGVLPGVSVTVTETKTGFTRTEGTDAQGAFIFVSLPLGNYTVGAELQGFKKASKSGFVLSADGRLTADFNLEVGQFSETVQVTVGAETVNTVSGEVARNVDRAQVQDLALNGRNYLQLASLIPGAPVMQGNMNALDIMTGLGINMSINGSRGNANSLTVDGGFNMDSGSNNSQISNVGVDFIEEVSIKTASFSAEYGRNSGAAINVVTRSGSNTFKGSVYEYLRRDKFDANDWFANLKHVAKPSLKYDNYGFSLGGPVFKDKLFFFGGVEWKKIDRFTAPTFRTIPNSAMRNGDFSSLATSLKDPSTGLAFQGNIIPPNMITADGKAIASVYAAMALKASSYTDTPTTNNALFMDPNPFRFRQEMARLDFQPSGSHRLTGRLVLDHYDLIDPGGTFITSQLPTVPTERMRPGRNVQVNHYWTIGGNLVNEAKFNYSANGQIIPPVGDTWKRDTYGFQFAQVYTGGGRYENSIPDVNVTNFASFRGAAQSLISPTWDYSFSDKLTWIKGAHTVQGGVMVVRNGKDQNGRSGYAGVLTFQTNSNTITSGNAFADVLLGNFYNYNEAQLDPMGYFRFWQREAFVSDAWRVNKQLSVEFGVRYAWQMPTSTLGNNTTSFDPALYSAAQAVTMNTNGTIVAGTGNRYNGLTRPGAVPSDQVANVPNANSPAVATVPNAKYPGYYNTQNLFAPRFSFAYTPFGDKRTVVRGGAGLFYDRPEGNLYFALVNNPPFSLSSSYLMGNLSNIQAGTVPPITPWASMNALDPNMKIPRVWNYNIGVQRDLGLWGLFAEVTYVGAKGQQQIRQPDINYPTFTDIAANAVGAKYSIDYLRPYKGYTSILMRLSDASSTYNSLQVFLSKRRGDLNFSLNYTLSKAMDNGSGNGDNPDSGVAPLAYNYGPSDNDRRHVFVGTWTYRVPFFRNERNLLGYTLGGWEISGIARYQSGGPITITGTQVIGRRADYLGTDPYLAGAPVISAAGVVSYIDPVAFAVAPADRLGNSARGQVRGPSYYNWDISLRKQIPLKGTVKAQFQADFFNAFNMVQFQNPATNLSGSGFGLITAVQPPRNIQLGFRVTF